A section of the Zavarzinella sp. genome encodes:
- a CDS encoding DUF1549 and DUF1553 domain-containing protein: MKFAFPLLLLVLLNVPGFAQEQPPTFERDIQPILTRYGCNAGACHGKARGQNGFALSLLGFDANFDYNAIVKEARGRRLFASDIDRSLFLDKASGRVPHGGGKKLPADSDAYQLVRQWIAAGTPRTPSTAPKLAKVEVSPREIVARFDQQIPLKVTAIYSDGGKVDVTHLAAFQSNDSGYASVNASGNITVGGIPGEAAITARFVDQFAVCNVLIPRPEVVPANVYQDLPRANMIDGFVWDKLQRLNIIPSAPAPEATWHRRVYIDIIGRFPTPTETKAFLDDRSPTKREQLVDRLLARPEYADHWANKWADLLRPNPYHAGIKATMNLDTWIREQFRQNRPYDEMVKELLTAQGSTFRNGAVVFYRNRRQPEELATMVSQLFLGVRLDCAKCHQHPSERWSQADFYSFAAFFSRMGRKGQGISAPISGGEEIVYVKNGGKIVHPLTELEMAPTPLLGKPVEIPETIDPTDPRALLVDWMLQPDNPFFAKVIVNRVWAELMGKGLVDPVDDMRDTNPPSNPALLNALAAEFRKMKFDMKKLIQLITTSHVYGLSAEPNETNAGDNRNYSRHYRVRLRAEVLLDAVCDITGVQDRFEAMPLGSRAMQAWTVRFDSKFLDSFGRPDPNQDPPCERVSDSTVVQALHLMNAPAISQKITSSEGRIAEFFKKKMSTEAMVQELYLWVYCRPPTSEELTACLGKLAPRQNQREAMEDLLWALLNTPEFVLNH, encoded by the coding sequence ATGAAATTTGCATTTCCATTACTGTTATTGGTCCTGCTGAACGTGCCAGGGTTTGCACAGGAACAGCCCCCCACGTTCGAGCGAGACATTCAACCAATTTTAACACGCTACGGCTGTAACGCTGGTGCGTGCCACGGCAAGGCACGTGGGCAGAATGGTTTTGCACTTTCATTGCTCGGCTTCGACGCCAATTTCGATTACAACGCCATTGTGAAAGAAGCCCGTGGTCGCAGGCTCTTTGCTTCCGACATTGATCGCAGTTTGTTTCTGGATAAGGCCAGTGGTCGCGTGCCCCACGGTGGGGGAAAGAAACTGCCTGCAGATTCCGATGCATACCAGCTGGTGCGTCAGTGGATTGCAGCTGGGACGCCCCGCACACCATCGACGGCACCGAAATTAGCCAAGGTGGAAGTGAGCCCACGTGAAATCGTGGCCCGCTTCGATCAACAGATTCCGCTGAAAGTTACCGCAATTTATAGTGACGGTGGCAAGGTTGATGTTACCCACCTGGCAGCATTTCAATCGAACGATAGTGGGTATGCCAGTGTGAACGCATCTGGGAATATTACCGTGGGCGGTATCCCTGGTGAAGCAGCCATTACAGCACGGTTTGTGGATCAGTTTGCGGTGTGCAATGTGCTGATCCCACGGCCGGAAGTGGTGCCTGCAAACGTTTATCAGGATCTGCCACGTGCCAATATGATCGACGGCTTTGTGTGGGACAAACTGCAACGGCTGAACATTATCCCTTCGGCACCCGCACCAGAAGCAACGTGGCACCGGCGTGTGTATATCGATATCATCGGGCGATTCCCCACACCCACCGAGACAAAGGCTTTTCTGGACGATCGCTCTCCCACCAAGCGAGAGCAGTTGGTTGACAGATTATTGGCACGTCCCGAATATGCCGATCACTGGGCGAACAAATGGGCCGACTTGCTCCGCCCCAATCCTTACCACGCGGGCATCAAAGCCACGATGAATCTGGATACCTGGATTCGAGAGCAGTTTCGACAGAATCGCCCCTATGACGAGATGGTGAAGGAATTGCTGACCGCCCAAGGCAGCACTTTTCGCAATGGTGCCGTGGTGTTTTATCGCAATCGCCGACAGCCGGAAGAATTGGCAACGATGGTCAGTCAGTTATTTCTGGGCGTGCGGCTCGATTGTGCCAAGTGCCACCAACATCCTTCGGAACGCTGGAGCCAGGCCGACTTTTATTCCTTCGCTGCCTTCTTCAGCAGAATGGGCCGCAAAGGACAAGGGATCTCCGCACCGATTTCAGGTGGGGAAGAGATCGTTTATGTAAAGAACGGTGGCAAAATAGTTCACCCGCTGACCGAACTGGAAATGGCCCCCACGCCACTGCTTGGGAAACCGGTAGAAATTCCGGAAACAATTGACCCCACCGACCCACGTGCGTTGCTGGTGGATTGGATGCTGCAACCGGACAATCCGTTTTTTGCGAAAGTGATTGTTAATCGCGTGTGGGCAGAACTGATGGGCAAAGGGCTGGTGGATCCGGTGGATGATATGCGGGATACCAACCCGCCCAGCAATCCCGCGTTGTTAAATGCGTTAGCTGCCGAATTTCGAAAAATGAAATTCGACATGAAGAAATTAATCCAGTTAATTACCACCAGCCACGTTTATGGCCTCAGTGCGGAACCCAACGAAACGAATGCGGGTGACAACAGAAATTATTCCCGCCACTATCGTGTTCGCCTGCGGGCCGAAGTTTTACTGGATGCAGTCTGCGATATCACTGGCGTGCAGGATCGCTTCGAAGCAATGCCACTTGGATCGCGGGCAATGCAGGCCTGGACGGTGCGGTTCGATTCCAAGTTTCTGGACAGTTTCGGCAGACCAGATCCCAACCAGGACCCACCGTGCGAACGGGTCAGCGATTCTACCGTGGTGCAGGCACTCCATCTGATGAATGCTCCGGCGATCAGCCAGAAGATCACTTCATCGGAAGGTCGGATTGCGGAGTTCTTCAAGAAAAAAATGAGCACCGAAGCGATGGTGCAGGAACTGTACCTTTGGGTCTATTGTCGCCCGCCAACTTCAGAAGAATTAACCGCCTGCCTGGGCAAACTTGCCCCAAGGCAAAACCAGCGGGAAGCCATGGAAGACCTGCTGTGGGCATTATTGAATACACCGGAATTTGTGTTGAATCATTAA